The Vibrio toranzoniae sequence TGGTAAAAGTGGATGACTACACCGTTGAACTAGTATCAAAAGCGGCTTACCCACTAGTGCTACAAACAGCAACTTACATCTTCCCAATGGACAGCAAGTTCTACTCTGGTCAAACCGCGGAAGGGAAAGACAAGTCTGAGCTAGTTAAGCACGGTAACTCGTACGCTTCGACTAACGTTTCAGGTACAGGTCCATTCATCGTAACGCAGCGTGAGCAAGGCGTTAAAGTAACGTTTGAGCGTTTCAACGATTACTGGGACACAGAGTCTGACGGCAACGTAGACAAGTTAACACTGGTACCAATCAAAGAAGACGCAACACGTGTCGCCGCGCTTCTTTCTGGTGACGTTGATATGATTCACCCTGTCGCACCAAACGATCATAAGCGTGTTAAAAATGCTAAGAACATCGATTTAGTCACGCTGCCTGGTACTCGTATCATTACGCTTCAAATGAACCAAAACAGCAACGAAGCGTTGAAAGACGTACGTGTTCGTCAAGCAATCGTTCATGCAATTAACAATGAAGGTATTGTTAAGAAAATCATGAAAGGTTTCGCGACAGCTGCTGGTCAGCAAAGCCCAACAGGCTACGCGGGTCACAACGAAGAGCTAGTGCCTCGTTACGATCTGAAAAAAGCGAAAGAGCTGATGAAAGAAGCGGGCTACGAAGATGGCTTTACACTAACTATGGCAGCACCAAACAACCGTTACGTGAACGATGCGAAAGTAGCGCAAGCGTCTGCGGCAATGCTGTCTAAGATTGGTATCAAAGTTGATCTTAAAACGATGCCTAAAGCACAGTACTGGCCTGAGTTTGACCTATGTTCAGCAGACATGATGATGATCGGTTGGCACTCAGATACCGAAGATTCAGCGAACTTCAACGAATTCCTAACAATGACTCGTAACGAAGAGACTGGTCGTGGTCAATACAACTGTTCTGGCTACTCAAACCCTGAAATGGATGCAATTGTAGAAGCTTCTAACACTGAAACTGACCCGGTTAAACGCTCTAAGATGTTGAAAGGTGTTGAAGCAACACTTTACAACGATGCGGTATTCGTACCTCTACACTGGCAGAGTGAAGCGTGGGGCGCGAAGTCTAACGTAGGTGCCGCTGATATAGTAAACCCAATGGTTATGCCTTACTTTGGCGACCTAGTTGTAAAATAATCTAGCTTGCTAGAATCGAGAGCCTGAAGCTTTTCAGGCTCTCAAATTATTAAGAAATAGATTTAAGTTTTGGTATTTGGTTTTCCTTCAGTCTGGCTAAATACTTTTTTAAGACTGAATTTTTTGTTGTCTAGTCGCGGAGTTCGATTAGATAGTCATGGATAGATAAGGGGCAAGGAATGGTTACGTTTCTGGTCAAGCGCCTGTTTCAGGCACTGATAGTGATGTTTGTGATCAGTTTGGTGGCGTTTGCCATTCAGGATAACCTGGGCGACCCGTTGCGTGAGTTAGTCGGTCAATCTGTTTCAGAATCGGAGCGTCAAGCGCTGCGTGATGAACTCGGCTTAAATGATCCCTTCGTTACAAAATACACTCGCTTTATAGGCGCTGCTCTACAAGGCGATCTTGGTACTTCATATTTCTTTAAACGCCCTGCAGTGGACGTAATTCTAGATAAACTGGTCGCGACACTGGAACTGGTGTTGGGCGCTTCTCTGATCATTGTTTGTCTGTCGATCCCACTTGGTGTTTATTCTGCAATACATCCAAAAAGTTTCTTCACCAAGCTCGTGATGGCGGGCAGTAGTATCGGCATCTCTGTGCCGGTTTTCTTAACCGCAATCATGCTGATGTATGTGTTCTCTATCGAACTCGGTTGGCTACCGTCATTCGGGCGGGGTGATACCGCAAACTGGTTTGGGTGGGAATCTGGCTTCTTAACGCTAGATGGCCTTGCGCACTTAGTGCTGCCGAGTATTGCTCTGGCATCTATCATGCTGCCGCTGTTCATTCGTCTAGTACGTTCTGAAATGCTCGAGGTTCTGAGCTCTGAATACATCAAGTTTGGTAAAGCAAAAGGCCTAGCGCTGAACAAGATTTACTACCAACACGCTTTGAAAAACACAATGCTGCCAGTACTAACGGTAGGTGGTGTTCAAATCGGTACGATGGTGGCTTACACCATTCTAACTGAAACTGTATTCCAATGGCCGGGTACCGGCTTCCTATTCCTTGAAGCGATTAACCGAGTGGATACACCACTGATTACCGCATACGTTATCTTTGTTGGCCTGATCTTCGTAGTTACGAACACCATTGTTGATTTGTTATACGGCATCATTAACCCAACAGTAAACATCACAGGGAAAGGAGCATAATCATGGAACAAACAACCACAGCTCCATCTCGTTGGGAGCGATTCAAGCAGTCAGACATTCTGTACTACTTCTTGCGCGACAAAGTTGCAATGTTCAGCTTTGCGGTCTTTGCAGCTTTCCTAGTGATGGCTCTAGCGGCGCCGATTTTAGCGCCAATGGATCCATATGACGTGACCTCAATCGACATCATGGATTCTGAGTTACCACCATCTTGGATGGAAGACGGCGAAGAGCGTTTCTTATTGGGCACCGATGAGCAAGGTCGTGACATTCTATCGACCATGCTTTACGGCTCGCGTCTTTCATTGACGATTGGTTTCTTAGCGGTTGGCCTTCAGCTAACACTCGGTATCATCATTGGTCTTTCTGCGGGTTACTTCGGTGGTCGTATCGATAGCTTCCTGATGCGTTTTGCTGATGTTCAGCTTTCGTTCTCAACCATGATGGTCGCGATCATTGTCTCGGCTATCTTTAAGGCAAGTTTCGGTAGTGACTTCTATGCACAATATGCGGTTGTAATGCTAGTGGTGATCATTGGTATTGCTGAATGGCCTCAGTATGCACGAACCATTCGAGCATCAGTATTGGCAGAGAAGAAGAAAGAGTACGTAGAGGCGGCGCGTGTGATGGGCTTCAGAGCACCTCGCATCATGTTCCGTCATATTCTACCGAACTGTTTATCACCGATCTTGGTTATCTCTACGGTACAGGTGGCAAATGCCATCATGTCAGAAGCGGCACTTTCTTTCCTAGGCTTAGGCCTTCCGGTAGACCAACCGTCACTGGGTGCTCTGATCAGTACTGGTTTTAACTATATCTTCTCAGGAGCATGGTGGATCACAGCATTCCCAGGTGTGCTTTTGGTAACATTAGTTCTAGTAATTAACTTATTGGGTGACTGGTTACGTGATGTGTTTAACCCTAAAATTTATAAAGGGTGATAGCACAGATTGATTTTTGACAAAAAAAGTCACTAAACTAAGAGCCGTAAGCAATTACGGCTCTTTTTTTGCTTAATGACTCTGGAACTATAGATTATTGGTATGGTCAATAATACTTAAAATGGAATTCATGTTTTATCGATATAGAGTCGGTAACAATTAGCCCGAAAGGGTTTAAGTGGTGGTTATGAAGTTGACAATGAATGCTGTACGCTGTGTTGTGAGTGAAAATTATCGTATGGGGCTTATCGCGGTATCCCTTTTAGTATCGAGCCAGGTTAATGCGGAATCGGTCCTATGTGATGCGACTCAAGCCAGTACTAATCAATTACCACAGTTAGAACAATCATGTCCTATCGGTAAGGGTGTGTGGGGAAAAAAAGCCCCTAAACGTCATGCAGAAAACGAGTTGTTTTGGGTTCAATGCGGCTTGCTAAACGAGCCTTTGTCATTAGGCCGAGCGAAACCTCTGTATGAAAAAATTTCGACTAACGTTTGGATGAAGCCGGAAGGTGGCGACTATCGTTGCTTAATCGGCCCATACTCTACTTTCTCTGATGCGAGAAAAGACCTAGCTCAGGTGCGTAAGGTTCCTGGTTACGGTGAAGCCTTTATTCGCATGGTCGATAAGTCGAAAACCTCATCACAACCTATCGTTGCGAAAGCGGCACAATCAAAAGCGGTTAAGCCTGCAACTCCGGCAAAGCCAAAACCAGCAGCTAAGCCAGCACCGAAACCTGTGGTTGCAACTCAAGCGGCAACGAGTGTCGCTGCAATTCAAGCTTTTCCAAGCAGTGGCACAAGCCCTGACAATGACCTTGATATCGAAATCCGAGTGACAGCAAACGTTGCGGGTAGCAAATATGCCATTCCTTATTTAGTTGATCATAAGCAACAGTTTTACATGGAACAAGGTAAACCTTGGAGCCGCTTAGATTTTGGAAGTGCTGAGCTAGTGTGTAAGCAAATTGGCATGAAATTGATGAGTGATCAGCAATGGCAGAGCATTCTTGGTTCATCGGTTATGGAAAACCAGAATTGGCCAATGCATCTACCTTATTGGGGCGCAGATAAGAAAGGTCTGTTTACTAACGGGAACGTGAATCAGCTAAAAGGTTCTTCACTGCTTAACGTGATGTGCGTTAAGTAATTTTTTGTTCTTAATAGATAAAAGAAACACTCAGGTTCTGAGTGGACATAAAAAAGCAGGCTCAAGGCCTGCTTCTAAAAGTTATCAACGGAAGGCGTTGATTATCTCATGGTAACAAACTCTTCAGAGCCCGTTGGGTGAATCGCTACAACAGAGTCGAAGTCTGCTTTGGTTGCGCCCATCTTCATTGCAACGCCGAAGCCTTGAATCATTTCGTCAACCGTGAAACCGATGCCGTGTAGGCCAACGACTGTCTCTTCTTCACCAGCACATATTAGCTTCATCTTACAAGGTTGACGGTGCTTGGTTACTGCTGTGTACATAGCAGTGAAGCCAGACGTGTATACCTTGATGTTGTCTTTGCCGTATTGCTCTTCAGCCTCTTGAGTCGTTAGACCAATTGTGCCGATAGGTGGGTGGCTGAATACAACAGTAGGAACGAGCTTGTAGTCCATTTTCGCGTTGGTTTGACCGTTGAATAGACGCTCAGAAAGCTGACGACCTGCTTTAACAGCAACAGGAGTTAGCTCGATACCGCCTTCCATGATGTCGCCAACACAGTAGATGCCAGGAACGTTGGTTGCTTGGAACTCGTCTACCTTGATGTAGCCACGGTCGTTAGTTGCAACGCCAGTTGATGCTAGGTTAATAGCGTCAGTTGCTGGGTGGCGACCGATAGCCCAGATTAGGTGGTCAACGTTTTGAGTGTTGCCGTTCTCTAGGTGTAGAGTCAGCGTGCCGTCTGCTTCTTTCACAACTTCTTTAGGTACTGAGTGTGTGTGAAGTGTTGGGCCTTCCGCTTCCATTACTTCAACCAATGTTTCGATGATCATTGGGTCGAAGCTACGTAGTGGTGACTCTTTACGACAGAACAGGTGTGTTTCTGTGCCAAGTGCGCTTAGTACGCCTGCGATTTCAACTGCGATGTAGCCCGCGCCGATAACAGCAACACGTTTTGGTTGCTCCATTAGATCGAAGAAACCGTTTGAGTCGATGCCGTATTCTGCGCCTGGGATGTTTGGAATCGTTGGACGACCACCTACTGCGATCAGGATGTGATCTGCAGTGTAGTGTTCGCCGTTTACTTCAACAGTCTTCTCGTCAACGAACTTAGCGAAGCCCTTGATTACGTTTATTTTGTTGTTACCCAAAACGCGATCGTAAGATTGGTGGATACGACCAATGTACGCTTGGCGGTTTTCAACCAACTTACTCCAGTTGAAGCCTTTTACCTCAACGTCGAAGCCGTAATCTTCCGAATATAGGTTGATCGCTTCAGCAACCTGAGCACCGTGCCACATTACTTTTTTAGGAACACAACCAACGTTTACACATGTACCACCAAGGTCTTGTGCCTCGATAAGTGCAACTTTTGCACCGTGCATAGCTGCGCGGTTAGCTGATGCGATGCCGCCTGAGCCGCCGCCGATACAGATGTAATCAAAATGAGTTGCCATTACTTTCTCCATTTATTGAAGGCTGTAGTTACAGTGAGCGCACTGGATACCTACGTCCTATAGATTCTTAAATTGTCTAATTATTATATTGAGGGCAGATCGGTTGAACTCAATCACCCTGTTTGAAATTTATTCGTGTACGTCACAATCTGCTGAATATTCGTCAGATTATGACGTTAAGTTCGAGATTACTCGGGTACGATCCACTCTACTTTGAAGTGACCGGTTGCCGGTGCAATTGCTTCCTTCAAGAATGGAAGAATCTCGTTCATTTGGCTTTCTAGCTTCCAAGGCGGGTTGATAACAATCATGCCTGATGCTGTCATACCGCGCTCGTTGGTGTCTGGTGACACGCCAAGTTCGATTTGTAGAATCTTGTTGATGCCTAAGCCTTCAAGGCCTTCGATCATATCTTCGATGTCACAACGGTTTACTACCGGGTACCAAATTGCGTAGATACCGGTTGCCCAGCGCTTATGGCTTTGAGCAATTGCAGTCACCACATCACGATACTCTTTTGCCAGCTCATAAGGCGGGTCGATAAGCACCAAACCACGACGCTCTTTTGGTGGTAGGCTGCCTTTTAAGCGTTGGAAGCCATCTTCTTTGTAGATAGATACCTGACGATCGCGGTGGAACTCTTGCTCAAGCAGCGGGTGATCGGCTGGGTGAAGCTCGGTCAGTACCATGCGGTCTTGGTCGCGCAGGTGGGCACGTGCAACACGTGGTGAGCCTGGGTAGTAGCGCAGCTTGTCGCCATTGTTTAGCGTTGAGATAGACTCAAGGTAGCTTTGAATGTCTTCAGGAAGATTTTGTTGTTCCGCTTCTCTCGCAGACCATAGGCGTGCAATACCTTGCTTGTATTCACCGGTTTTTTCAGACCATTCATGCGTTAAGTCGTAACGACCTACACCAGAGTGAGTGTCATGATAAACAAAAGGCTTATCCTTCTGTTTCAAAGAATTAAGAATAAGGCTCTGTACGATATGCTTTACTACGTCGGCATGGTTACCTGCGTGGAAGCTGTGGCGATAACTTAACAAATTAAACTCTCGTAACACTCTCGATTTAGAGTGTGGTTAGTGTAGGTGGGGTTAATCAGACCATTATAACCCTCAATGGACCATAAATTCTCGAACAATTCAGGAACAGTCGTTCGCAATATGTGGTTAGTTATTGGTTCTACTATTGAAATTTGCCTTATTGGGCACTATTTAATAACTATTCGCAGGTGATTTTTTTTAGGGCGAACCTGAGCTTGATGACTGTAAGACGACCTCATTACAAAAAAGACGAAAGTCTCTAAAGCCAAAGGAATGTTTATATGTCTAATCCGCTATTAACCTTCACGGACTTACCTCCGTTTTCACAAATCAAGCCTGAGCACGTTAAACCAGCGGTTGAGCAAGTGATTGAAGCGTGTCGCAACAAGATAGAACAAGTACTTGAAGGTAATACTGCACCAAGTTGGGACAACCTCGTTGCTCCGATTGAAGAAGTGGACGATCGTTTAAGCCGCATTTGGTCACCGGTAAGCCATATGAATTCTGTCGTGAACAGTGATGAGCTACGTGACGCGTATGAGAGCTGTTTGCCTGCTCTATCTGAATACGGTACTTGGGTGGGTCAACACAAAGGTTTGTTTGAAGCGTACAAAGCGATCAAGGCGAGTGAAGCATTCTCGGCATTGAACCAAGCGCAACAAAAAACCATTACTGACGCACTACGTGACTTTGAACTGTCGGGTATTGGCCTGCCAGCAGACGAGCAGCACCGCTACGGCGAGATCAGCAAGCGTCAGTCTGAGCTAGGCTCTCAATTCTCGAATAACGTACTTGATGCCACCATGGGGTGGAGCAAGCAGATCACAGACGTGGCTGAACTGGCGGGCTTGCCTGAATCTGCGTTAGCGGCAGCGAAAGCAGCAGCGGAGTCTAAAGAGCAGGAAGGTTACCTACTGACTCTAGACATTCCATCATACCTACCTGTGATGACCTACTGTGATAACCAAGCGCTACGTAAAGAGTTATACGAAGCTTACGTAACTCGCGCTTCTGACCGTGGTCCAAATGCAGGTAAGTGGGACAACACAGAGATCATCACCGAGCAACTTAAACTGCGTCACGAAGTTGCACGCATGCTTGGCTTCAATACTTACAGCGAAAAATCACTGTCGACCAAAATGGCTGAAACGCCGGACCAAGTGCTTGGTTTCCTCAATGATCTAGCCGTAAAAGCGAAACCACAAGGTGAACGCGAAGTTGAAGAGTTGCGTCAGTTTGCTGAGAAAGAGTTTGGTGTGTCTGAGCTAAACCTGTGGGACATTGCTTACTACAGCGAAAAACAGAAGCAGAATCTGTTCGAGATCTCTGATGAAGAGCTTCGCCCTTACTTCCCTGAGTCTAATGTTGTATCAGGCCTATTTGAGGTACTAAACCGTGTGTTTGGTATGTCGGTAACAGAGCGTGAAGGTGTCGACACATGGCACGAGTCTGTGCGCTTCTTTGATATCTTTGACGCGACAGGTGCACTACGCGGCAGCTTCTACCTAGACCTATACGCACGTGAGCACAAACGTGGTGGTGCTTGGATGGATGACTGTCGTGGTCGTCGTATTACTGAATCTGGTGAACT is a genomic window containing:
- a CDS encoding ABC transporter substrate-binding protein; this translates as MKTMKSKLAVALMAAGLSFSVAAADITVGYAADPVSLDPHEQLSGGTLQMSHMVFDPLVRFTQEMDFEGRLASSWERIDETTFRFNLRKGVKFHSGNELTADDVVWTFDRLQASPDFKSIFTPYEKMVKVDDYTVELVSKAAYPLVLQTATYIFPMDSKFYSGQTAEGKDKSELVKHGNSYASTNVSGTGPFIVTQREQGVKVTFERFNDYWDTESDGNVDKLTLVPIKEDATRVAALLSGDVDMIHPVAPNDHKRVKNAKNIDLVTLPGTRIITLQMNQNSNEALKDVRVRQAIVHAINNEGIVKKIMKGFATAAGQQSPTGYAGHNEELVPRYDLKKAKELMKEAGYEDGFTLTMAAPNNRYVNDAKVAQASAAMLSKIGIKVDLKTMPKAQYWPEFDLCSADMMMIGWHSDTEDSANFNEFLTMTRNEETGRGQYNCSGYSNPEMDAIVEASNTETDPVKRSKMLKGVEATLYNDAVFVPLHWQSEAWGAKSNVGAADIVNPMVMPYFGDLVVK
- a CDS encoding ABC transporter permease, with protein sequence MEQTTTAPSRWERFKQSDILYYFLRDKVAMFSFAVFAAFLVMALAAPILAPMDPYDVTSIDIMDSELPPSWMEDGEERFLLGTDEQGRDILSTMLYGSRLSLTIGFLAVGLQLTLGIIIGLSAGYFGGRIDSFLMRFADVQLSFSTMMVAIIVSAIFKASFGSDFYAQYAVVMLVVIIGIAEWPQYARTIRASVLAEKKKEYVEAARVMGFRAPRIMFRHILPNCLSPILVISTVQVANAIMSEAALSFLGLGLPVDQPSLGALISTGFNYIFSGAWWITAFPGVLLVTLVLVINLLGDWLRDVFNPKIYKG
- a CDS encoding 23S rRNA (adenine(2030)-N(6))-methyltransferase RlmJ encodes the protein MLSYRHSFHAGNHADVVKHIVQSLILNSLKQKDKPFVYHDTHSGVGRYDLTHEWSEKTGEYKQGIARLWSAREAEQQNLPEDIQSYLESISTLNNGDKLRYYPGSPRVARAHLRDQDRMVLTELHPADHPLLEQEFHRDRQVSIYKEDGFQRLKGSLPPKERRGLVLIDPPYELAKEYRDVVTAIAQSHKRWATGIYAIWYPVVNRCDIEDMIEGLEGLGINKILQIELGVSPDTNERGMTASGMIVINPPWKLESQMNEILPFLKEAIAPATGHFKVEWIVPE
- a CDS encoding SPOR domain-containing protein yields the protein MKLTMNAVRCVVSENYRMGLIAVSLLVSSQVNAESVLCDATQASTNQLPQLEQSCPIGKGVWGKKAPKRHAENELFWVQCGLLNEPLSLGRAKPLYEKISTNVWMKPEGGDYRCLIGPYSTFSDARKDLAQVRKVPGYGEAFIRMVDKSKTSSQPIVAKAAQSKAVKPATPAKPKPAAKPAPKPVVATQAATSVAAIQAFPSSGTSPDNDLDIEIRVTANVAGSKYAIPYLVDHKQQFYMEQGKPWSRLDFGSAELVCKQIGMKLMSDQQWQSILGSSVMENQNWPMHLPYWGADKKGLFTNGNVNQLKGSSLLNVMCVK
- the gorA gene encoding glutathione-disulfide reductase, giving the protein MATHFDYICIGGGSGGIASANRAAMHGAKVALIEAQDLGGTCVNVGCVPKKVMWHGAQVAEAINLYSEDYGFDVEVKGFNWSKLVENRQAYIGRIHQSYDRVLGNNKINVIKGFAKFVDEKTVEVNGEHYTADHILIAVGGRPTIPNIPGAEYGIDSNGFFDLMEQPKRVAVIGAGYIAVEIAGVLSALGTETHLFCRKESPLRSFDPMIIETLVEVMEAEGPTLHTHSVPKEVVKEADGTLTLHLENGNTQNVDHLIWAIGRHPATDAINLASTGVATNDRGYIKVDEFQATNVPGIYCVGDIMEGGIELTPVAVKAGRQLSERLFNGQTNAKMDYKLVPTVVFSHPPIGTIGLTTQEAEEQYGKDNIKVYTSGFTAMYTAVTKHRQPCKMKLICAGEEETVVGLHGIGFTVDEMIQGFGVAMKMGATKADFDSVVAIHPTGSEEFVTMR
- the prlC gene encoding oligopeptidase A — its product is MSNPLLTFTDLPPFSQIKPEHVKPAVEQVIEACRNKIEQVLEGNTAPSWDNLVAPIEEVDDRLSRIWSPVSHMNSVVNSDELRDAYESCLPALSEYGTWVGQHKGLFEAYKAIKASEAFSALNQAQQKTITDALRDFELSGIGLPADEQHRYGEISKRQSELGSQFSNNVLDATMGWSKQITDVAELAGLPESALAAAKAAAESKEQEGYLLTLDIPSYLPVMTYCDNQALRKELYEAYVTRASDRGPNAGKWDNTEIITEQLKLRHEVARMLGFNTYSEKSLSTKMAETPDQVLGFLNDLAVKAKPQGEREVEELRQFAEKEFGVSELNLWDIAYYSEKQKQNLFEISDEELRPYFPESNVVSGLFEVLNRVFGMSVTEREGVDTWHESVRFFDIFDATGALRGSFYLDLYAREHKRGGAWMDDCRGRRITESGELQTPVAYLTCNFNKPVGDKPALFTHDEVVTLFHEFGHGIHHMLTQVEAGAVSGINGVPWDAVELPSQFLENWCWEEEALSFISGHFETGEALPKEMLEKMLAAKNFQSAMFILRQLEFGLFDFTLHTEYDPEVGARVLETLADVKSKVSVLPSLDWNRFSHSFGHIFAGGYSAGYYSYLWAEVLSADAFSAFEEEGIFNTETGNRFLSNILEMGGSEEPMELFKRFRGREPNIDAMLRHAGINA
- a CDS encoding ABC transporter permease, which encodes MVTFLVKRLFQALIVMFVISLVAFAIQDNLGDPLRELVGQSVSESERQALRDELGLNDPFVTKYTRFIGAALQGDLGTSYFFKRPAVDVILDKLVATLELVLGASLIIVCLSIPLGVYSAIHPKSFFTKLVMAGSSIGISVPVFLTAIMLMYVFSIELGWLPSFGRGDTANWFGWESGFLTLDGLAHLVLPSIALASIMLPLFIRLVRSEMLEVLSSEYIKFGKAKGLALNKIYYQHALKNTMLPVLTVGGVQIGTMVAYTILTETVFQWPGTGFLFLEAINRVDTPLITAYVIFVGLIFVVTNTIVDLLYGIINPTVNITGKGA